The proteins below are encoded in one region of Micromonospora yangpuensis:
- a CDS encoding zinc ribbon domain-containing protein, with protein sequence MRRCDNCGSEVVPGDGFCGTCGAFLSWDDDATPTPEVEVAEPAPPTAERDLRRAAALVVPVRPADETAPAREGTPTEPAPLDPTDRVDQPTAVQPGRPVAPPPVVRDFTGDPAGGPHDVTCPVCGTGNPRDRSFCRRCGNPLTATTGPPRALPWWRRLRWPRRRSRGGWLRRLLAVLLVLALLGAVALAVARFAGPVVDAVRDRTATPEAVLPSEVTASSAARGHPARSTVDGLNNRYWAPATDRPATGEYVEFTFDPPIRLLDLIVHTGASPQQDAFVEQARPAELTMTLSTGDGERASQLRLTDRPGPQSFHHVAGGVSRLRLTIQASYGEQRGRRVALAEVEVFRRP encoded by the coding sequence GTGAGGCGCTGCGACAACTGCGGGTCCGAGGTCGTTCCGGGCGACGGCTTCTGCGGCACCTGCGGGGCGTTCCTGTCCTGGGACGACGACGCCACCCCGACGCCGGAGGTCGAGGTCGCGGAGCCGGCACCGCCCACCGCCGAGCGCGACCTGCGGCGGGCCGCCGCGTTGGTGGTGCCGGTACGGCCGGCCGACGAGACCGCACCGGCCCGGGAGGGCACCCCGACCGAGCCGGCCCCGCTCGATCCCACCGACCGAGTCGACCAGCCGACGGCGGTGCAACCGGGTCGACCGGTCGCGCCGCCACCGGTGGTCCGGGACTTCACCGGTGATCCGGCGGGCGGCCCGCACGACGTGACCTGTCCGGTCTGCGGCACCGGCAACCCGCGGGACCGGTCGTTCTGCCGGCGGTGCGGCAACCCGTTGACCGCGACCACCGGCCCGCCCCGGGCCCTACCGTGGTGGCGTCGACTGCGCTGGCCACGCCGCCGGTCCCGCGGGGGTTGGCTGCGCCGGCTGCTGGCGGTCCTGCTCGTGCTGGCCCTGCTCGGCGCGGTGGCGCTGGCGGTGGCCCGGTTCGCCGGGCCGGTCGTGGACGCCGTCCGGGACCGGACCGCGACGCCCGAGGCGGTGCTGCCCAGCGAGGTGACGGCCTCCAGTGCGGCGCGCGGTCATCCGGCCCGGTCCACCGTCGACGGGCTGAACAACCGGTACTGGGCGCCTGCCACCGACCGACCCGCCACCGGCGAGTACGTCGAGTTCACCTTCGATCCGCCGATCCGTCTGCTGGATCTCATCGTGCACACCGGTGCCTCGCCCCAGCAGGACGCCTTCGTCGAGCAGGCCCGCCCGGCCGAGCTGACCATGACCCTGTCGACAGGCGACGGCGAGCGCGCCAGCCAGTTGCGGCTGACCGACCGGCCGGGCCCGCAGAGCTTCCATCACGTGGCGGGCGGGGTGTCGCGGCTGCGGTTGACCATCCAGGCGAGCTACGGCGAGCAGCGCGGGCGGCGGGTGGCCCTGGCCGAGGTGGAGGTGTTCAGGCGGCCGTGA
- a CDS encoding phage tail protein → MRAAVAGLATPDPLGRRLPAVYAADDLAQRLTGGFDQVLAPVHATLDSLWAYFDPALAPPDFVDWLGSWVAAGGGRDRPAAERRRVVAGAVARHRVRGTAAGLAEEVRLATGLVPEIVESGGTTWSVTPGTALPGSAVPALTVRVYAPEPSDALVARLRAVVEANRPAHVPYTVEVLPLVGEDPAGTDRTVAR, encoded by the coding sequence ATGCGCGCCGCAGTCGCTGGACTGGCCACCCCCGACCCGCTGGGCCGGCGGCTGCCCGCCGTCTACGCCGCCGACGACCTGGCCCAGCGCCTCACCGGCGGCTTCGACCAGGTGCTCGCGCCGGTGCACGCCACCCTGGACAGCCTGTGGGCGTACTTCGACCCGGCGTTGGCCCCGCCGGACTTCGTGGACTGGCTGGGCTCCTGGGTGGCCGCCGGTGGTGGGCGGGACCGGCCGGCCGCCGAACGCCGCCGGGTGGTCGCCGGGGCCGTCGCCCGACACCGGGTCCGCGGCACCGCCGCCGGACTGGCCGAGGAGGTACGCCTCGCCACCGGGCTCGTCCCGGAGATCGTCGAGAGCGGCGGCACCACCTGGTCGGTCACGCCCGGCACCGCCCTGCCCGGGTCCGCCGTGCCCGCCCTTACCGTGCGGGTGTACGCGCCGGAGCCCAGCGACGCCCTGGTCGCCCGGCTGCGGGCGGTGGTCGAGGCGAACCGGCCAGCGCACGTGCCGTACACGGTGGAGGTGCTGCCACTGGTGGGCGAGGACCCGGCCGGGACGGACCGGACGGTGGCCCGGTGA
- a CDS encoding putative baseplate assembly protein, with amino-acid sequence MPLPAPNLDDRRFQQLVDEAKRFIQQRCPEWSDHNVSDPGVTLVETFAHMVDQLLYRLNRVPEKNYLAFLDLIGVRPFPPTAARGEVTFWLSGPQTQPVVLRAGTEVGTERTQTDEAIVFTTATDLAVVPCELSRLRSHPAQGPPADRTEELLDGRDVACFPASPSVGDAMLLGLSAAVPSCAVLLRMDSRVEGVGVDPRQPPLVWEAWTGADWSPCEVDHDDTGGLNRPGEVVLHVPATHISSVVAGQRAGWLRCRLVEARPGQPFYAASPTVRSVEAATIGGTVTAVHAETILGEQVGEAEGVPGQRFTVARPPIVGDEQPLVVETADGAGWLEWAEVDSFSGSGPQDRHVVLDRTAGEIFFGPAVRQPDGTLRRYGAVPAAGSRVRVRRYRTGGGRSGNVARGALAVLRSSMPYVSGVENRAPATGGVDGETVAEARLRGPVQLRAQDRAVTARDYELLARQACPAAARVRCLSAGDGSDAGGVRLLVVPEAVADAEGRLHFEDLVPPDGMLATIAEHLDTRRPVGTRLVVEPPFYQGVTVVVRLVPRPDVAAAQLRGEATATLYRYLDPVHGGPEGTGWPFGRQVHSGEIFGVLQRLPGVEVVEEVRMFPADPLTGRRGEQVTRIDLDRHALVFSHQHQVRVDERPSGA; translated from the coding sequence ATGCCGCTGCCCGCGCCCAACCTGGACGACCGTCGCTTCCAGCAGCTCGTCGACGAGGCGAAACGGTTCATCCAGCAGCGTTGCCCCGAGTGGAGCGACCACAACGTCTCCGACCCGGGGGTCACCCTGGTGGAGACGTTCGCGCACATGGTCGACCAGCTCCTCTACCGGCTCAACCGGGTGCCGGAGAAGAACTACCTGGCCTTCCTCGACCTGATCGGGGTACGCCCGTTCCCGCCGACGGCCGCCCGGGGCGAGGTCACCTTCTGGCTCTCCGGCCCGCAGACCCAGCCGGTGGTGCTGCGCGCCGGCACCGAGGTGGGCACCGAACGTACCCAGACCGACGAGGCGATCGTCTTCACCACCGCGACGGACCTGGCCGTGGTGCCCTGCGAGCTGAGCCGGTTGCGCAGCCACCCGGCCCAGGGCCCACCGGCGGACCGGACCGAGGAGCTGCTCGACGGCCGGGACGTGGCCTGCTTCCCGGCCAGCCCGTCGGTGGGTGACGCCATGCTGCTCGGGCTCTCCGCCGCCGTGCCGTCCTGCGCGGTGCTGCTGCGGATGGACAGCCGGGTCGAGGGGGTCGGGGTCGACCCGCGGCAACCGCCGCTGGTCTGGGAGGCGTGGACCGGTGCGGACTGGTCGCCCTGCGAGGTCGACCACGACGACACCGGCGGGTTGAACCGGCCGGGCGAGGTGGTGCTGCACGTGCCGGCCACCCACATCAGCAGCGTGGTCGCCGGGCAGCGGGCCGGCTGGTTGCGCTGCCGGCTGGTCGAGGCCCGGCCGGGTCAGCCGTTCTACGCCGCCTCGCCGACGGTCCGCTCGGTCGAGGCGGCCACCATCGGCGGCACGGTCACCGCGGTGCACGCCGAGACGATCCTCGGCGAGCAGGTGGGTGAGGCCGAGGGGGTGCCCGGGCAGCGGTTCACGGTGGCCCGGCCGCCGATCGTCGGCGACGAGCAGCCCCTGGTGGTGGAGACCGCCGACGGTGCCGGGTGGCTGGAGTGGGCCGAGGTGGACTCGTTCAGCGGTTCCGGGCCCCAGGACCGGCACGTGGTGCTCGACCGGACCGCCGGGGAGATCTTCTTCGGGCCGGCCGTCCGGCAGCCCGACGGGACGTTACGCCGCTACGGTGCCGTACCGGCCGCCGGCTCCCGGGTCCGGGTCCGGCGCTACCGCACCGGGGGCGGGCGCAGCGGCAACGTCGCCCGGGGCGCGCTGGCCGTGCTGCGCAGCTCGATGCCGTACGTCTCCGGGGTGGAGAACCGGGCGCCCGCCACCGGCGGGGTGGACGGGGAGACCGTGGCGGAGGCCCGGTTGCGCGGTCCGGTCCAGCTGCGGGCCCAGGACCGGGCGGTGACCGCCCGCGACTACGAGTTGCTCGCCCGGCAGGCCTGCCCGGCCGCCGCCCGGGTGCGCTGCCTGTCCGCCGGTGACGGCAGCGACGCCGGCGGGGTCCGGCTGCTGGTGGTGCCGGAGGCGGTCGCCGACGCGGAGGGCCGGCTGCACTTCGAGGACCTGGTCCCCCCGGACGGGATGCTCGCCACCATCGCCGAGCATCTGGACACCCGCCGCCCGGTCGGCACCCGGCTGGTCGTGGAGCCGCCGTTCTACCAGGGGGTCACCGTGGTCGTCCGGCTGGTCCCCCGGCCCGACGTCGCCGCCGCCCAGTTGCGCGGCGAGGCCACCGCCACCCTGTACCGCTACCTCGACCCGGTGCACGGTGGGCCGGAGGGCACGGGTTGGCCGTTCGGGCGGCAGGTGCACTCCGGGGAGATCTTCGGGGTCCTGCAACGGCTGCCGGGGGTGGAGGTGGTCGAGGAGGTCCGCATGTTCCCCGCCGATCCGTTGACCGGCCGGCGGGGTGAGCAGGTCACCCGGATCGACCTGGATCGGCACGCCCTCGTCTTCTCCCACCAGCACCAGGTCCGGGTCGACGAACGCCCGTCGGGCGCCTGA
- a CDS encoding GPW/gp25 family protein: MAEQFIGAGWAFPLRTDATGGIALVDREREIVEAIQLILGTAPGERPMRPEFGCGVHDYVFAPADENTAGRIAFEVRRALDRWEPRIDVTDVVVSFDAEEVGVLYIDVRYTVRGTNDPRNLVFPFYVIPSHEESTA, from the coding sequence GTGGCCGAGCAGTTCATCGGTGCGGGCTGGGCGTTCCCGCTGCGTACCGACGCGACCGGCGGGATCGCCCTGGTCGACCGGGAGCGGGAGATCGTCGAGGCGATCCAGCTGATCCTCGGCACCGCCCCCGGTGAGCGGCCGATGCGACCGGAGTTCGGTTGCGGGGTGCACGACTACGTATTCGCCCCGGCCGACGAGAACACCGCCGGGCGGATCGCCTTCGAGGTGCGCCGGGCGCTGGACCGCTGGGAGCCGCGCATCGACGTGACCGACGTGGTGGTCAGCTTCGACGCCGAGGAGGTCGGGGTGCTCTACATCGACGTCCGGTACACCGTCCGGGGCACCAACGACCCCCGGAACCTGGTCTTCCCGTTCTACGTCATCCCGTCCCACGAGGAAAGCACCGCCTGA
- a CDS encoding PAAR domain-containing protein produces MPPAARIGDKLSHLATALTPGPPTGTIGPPGGQALPPGTPGAPMLGVSSVLIAGRPAAVVGTVCVCEKPPQHLVLLLTNRIVPAMPPPLRRVLIGGHQAARRGDQTTCKSVVSTGAPTVLIGG; encoded by the coding sequence ATGCCGCCCGCCGCCCGTATCGGTGACAAGCTCAGCCACCTGGCCACCGCGCTCACCCCCGGCCCACCCACCGGGACCATCGGCCCGCCCGGTGGGCAGGCGCTGCCACCCGGTACGCCCGGTGCCCCGATGCTCGGGGTCTCCAGCGTGCTCATCGCGGGCCGACCCGCCGCCGTGGTCGGCACCGTCTGCGTGTGCGAGAAGCCACCCCAGCATTTGGTGCTCCTGCTGACCAACCGGATCGTGCCGGCCATGCCGCCGCCGCTGCGGCGGGTGCTGATCGGCGGGCACCAGGCTGCCCGACGCGGTGACCAGACCACCTGCAAGTCCGTGGTCAGCACCGGCGCGCCTACCGTGTTGATCGGGGGTTGA
- a CDS encoding VgrG-related protein has protein sequence MSGGEHTNNLVIGVPGELPKEWADLLVSAEIQDSTNLAAAATLSFRDPESKFLEKNSITIGKDVTVRVRTGRDPATVPLFTGEVVALECEYDGVGTFTTLRALDLSHRLMRGQRVRSFVNRKASDIAREVAAAAGIPIGRVEATSTVYETVTQPNVNDWEFLKMLAVDNDAEVVVVDGRFEFRRSVRAAGAPGAGVTAEQSRFVVQMDDNLFSVRSTVTSVGQVAGVTVRGWDVRRKQPLKTEVTAEASDEVQIGTTPDKVTSPFGTARLCVADVPYRTTAETRAVAGAVAADVTGAFAELEVGLRGNPLLRAGVPISLQQVGAPFEGKYTITASRHVLGPGLVYETWLTVSGRQDRSTWGLATAAAAPARASRVPGLATGIVTNVKADVDRRHPERVGQGWVKLRFPWLTDVGEYETDWVRTVQLGGGGGGGVFCPEVNDEVLVGFEQGLLDRPYVIGGLYNGTDRPSPHDGALVDSSSGRVNRRSFASRSGDRIEFLESQLAAGPRGIRLVTSQDRLTVHLDERKTSVVIRSDGTVEIEAQKQVTVKGRGITLDAGTGELVMRGRKVTVDGGTQVDIQAPLVKLN, from the coding sequence ATGTCCGGCGGTGAACACACCAACAACCTGGTCATCGGGGTACCCGGCGAGCTGCCCAAGGAGTGGGCCGACCTGCTGGTCTCGGCGGAGATCCAGGACAGCACCAACCTCGCCGCCGCCGCCACCCTGAGCTTCCGCGACCCGGAGAGCAAGTTCCTGGAGAAGAACAGCATCACCATCGGCAAGGACGTCACCGTCCGGGTCCGTACCGGCCGGGACCCCGCCACGGTGCCGCTGTTCACCGGCGAGGTGGTCGCCCTGGAGTGCGAGTACGACGGGGTCGGCACCTTCACCACCCTGCGGGCGCTGGACCTCTCCCACCGGCTGATGCGCGGCCAGCGGGTCCGCAGCTTCGTCAACCGCAAGGCCTCCGACATCGCCCGGGAGGTCGCCGCCGCCGCCGGGATCCCGATCGGCCGGGTCGAGGCCACCTCCACCGTGTACGAGACGGTCACCCAGCCGAACGTCAACGACTGGGAGTTCCTCAAGATGCTCGCGGTCGACAACGACGCCGAGGTGGTCGTCGTCGACGGGAGGTTCGAGTTCCGCCGCTCGGTGCGGGCCGCCGGTGCGCCCGGTGCCGGGGTGACCGCCGAGCAGAGCCGGTTCGTGGTCCAGATGGACGACAACCTCTTCTCGGTCCGCTCCACCGTCACCTCCGTCGGGCAGGTGGCCGGGGTGACGGTGCGCGGCTGGGACGTCCGCCGCAAGCAGCCGCTCAAGACCGAGGTCACCGCCGAGGCCAGCGACGAGGTACAGATCGGCACCACCCCGGACAAGGTCACCAGCCCGTTCGGTACGGCCCGACTCTGCGTGGCCGACGTGCCGTACCGGACCACCGCGGAGACCCGGGCGGTGGCCGGCGCGGTGGCCGCCGACGTGACGGGGGCCTTCGCGGAGCTGGAGGTCGGCCTCCGGGGCAATCCCCTGCTGCGGGCCGGTGTGCCGATCTCCCTGCAACAGGTGGGCGCCCCCTTCGAGGGCAAGTACACGATCACCGCCAGCCGGCACGTGCTCGGCCCCGGCCTGGTCTACGAGACCTGGTTGACGGTGAGTGGCCGTCAGGACCGGTCGACCTGGGGGCTGGCCACCGCCGCCGCCGCGCCGGCCCGGGCGAGCCGGGTGCCGGGGCTGGCCACCGGGATCGTCACCAACGTCAAGGCCGACGTGGACCGTCGGCACCCCGAACGGGTCGGCCAGGGCTGGGTGAAGCTGCGTTTCCCGTGGCTGACCGACGTCGGCGAGTACGAGACCGACTGGGTCCGTACGGTGCAGCTCGGTGGGGGTGGCGGCGGCGGGGTGTTCTGCCCGGAGGTCAACGACGAGGTGCTGGTCGGCTTCGAGCAGGGCCTGCTGGACCGCCCGTACGTGATCGGGGGTCTCTACAACGGCACGGACCGACCGTCACCGCACGACGGCGCGCTGGTGGACTCCTCCTCCGGGCGGGTCAACCGGCGCTCGTTCGCCTCCCGCAGCGGCGACCGGATCGAGTTCCTGGAGTCCCAGCTCGCCGCCGGCCCCCGGGGGATCCGGTTGGTCACCTCCCAGGACCGGCTGACCGTGCACCTGGACGAGCGGAAGACCTCGGTGGTGATCCGCAGTGACGGCACCGTCGAGATCGAGGCGCAGAAGCAGGTCACCGTCAAGGGCCGGGGCATCACCCTGGACGCCGGCACCGGCGAGCTGGTCATGCGGGGACGCAAGGTCACCGTCGACGGCGGCACCCAGGTCGACATCCAGGCACCACTCGTGAAGCTCAACTGA
- a CDS encoding peptidase M23, whose amino-acid sequence MRSRAGKVAAQLQRYQPPTSGGSQPGGTLGGPITFMFNPQQLALTKSANWIPHVVRGAQDVGVAEFSGSGPRTLSLEIFLDATDTHSRTVQQRVDSLLTCCVPTKASIAAKAPSPPWVKFAWGQFQTVSFYSYVSQINATYSLFDPDGTPLRATCSLTLHEISGATPGQNPTSGSRSARRVHTLVAGDSLELLAHREYGDPTVWRVIAEANDIDDPLRLTAGRQLLLPAPEELPTGEDRHVRR is encoded by the coding sequence ATGCGGTCGCGGGCCGGCAAGGTCGCCGCGCAGCTGCAGCGGTACCAGCCGCCGACCTCGGGTGGGAGCCAACCCGGTGGCACCCTCGGCGGGCCGATCACGTTCATGTTCAACCCGCAGCAGTTGGCGTTGACCAAGTCGGCGAACTGGATCCCGCACGTGGTCCGGGGCGCGCAGGACGTCGGCGTCGCCGAGTTCAGCGGCTCCGGCCCCCGGACGTTGAGTCTGGAGATCTTCCTCGACGCCACCGACACCCACTCCCGCACCGTTCAGCAACGGGTCGACTCCCTGCTCACCTGCTGTGTGCCGACGAAGGCGAGCATCGCCGCGAAGGCACCCTCACCACCCTGGGTGAAGTTCGCCTGGGGGCAGTTCCAGACCGTGTCGTTCTACTCGTACGTCAGCCAGATCAACGCGACCTACAGCCTCTTCGACCCGGACGGCACCCCGCTGCGGGCCACCTGCTCGCTGACCCTGCACGAGATCAGCGGGGCCACGCCGGGGCAGAACCCGACCTCGGGCAGTCGGAGCGCCCGGCGGGTGCACACCCTGGTGGCCGGGGACTCCCTGGAGCTGCTGGCCCACCGCGAGTACGGGGACCCGACCGTCTGGCGGGTGATCGCCGAGGCCAACGACATCGACGACCCGCTCCGGTTGACGGCGGGACGACAACTGCTCCTGCCCGCACCGGAGGAGCTGCCCACCGGGGAGGACCGTCATGTCCGGCGGTGA
- a CDS encoding phage tail protein — protein sequence MASGDPGTSVHFRLQIDGIDLGEWNSCDGLGCEVELEQYQEGGNNDFVWQLPSRLRYSNVTLTRPLTRDTAKVSSYLAQLPSGVRRGTAQIAALRPDLALLVQWGLADVVLVRWSGPSFDPERSEVASESIELAYHGFLEVG from the coding sequence ATGGCCAGCGGTGACCCGGGGACGAGCGTCCACTTCCGGCTCCAGATCGACGGCATCGACCTGGGCGAGTGGAACAGTTGCGACGGCCTCGGCTGCGAGGTCGAGCTGGAGCAGTACCAGGAGGGCGGCAACAACGACTTCGTCTGGCAGCTGCCGTCCCGGTTGAGATACTCCAACGTCACGCTGACCCGACCGCTGACCCGGGACACCGCGAAGGTCTCCAGTTACCTGGCCCAGCTGCCCAGCGGGGTGCGCCGGGGCACCGCCCAGATCGCCGCGCTCCGGCCCGACCTGGCGCTGCTGGTCCAGTGGGGACTCGCCGACGTGGTGCTGGTGCGCTGGTCCGGGCCGAGTTTCGACCCGGAACGCTCCGAGGTGGCCAGCGAGAGCATCGAGTTGGCGTACCACGGCTTTCTGGAAGTGGGCTGA
- a CDS encoding DUF6760 family protein yields the protein MTYGADRLHEEVSYVAYHFHWPHAEILGLTHAERARYVAEIARINTRMNQGQ from the coding sequence GTGACGTACGGGGCCGACCGGCTCCACGAGGAGGTCTCGTACGTCGCCTACCACTTCCACTGGCCACACGCCGAGATCCTCGGTCTCACCCACGCCGAGCGGGCCCGGTACGTGGCGGAGATCGCCCGCATCAACACCAGGATGAACCAAGGTCAGTGA
- a CDS encoding phage tail protein: MASGDSFVVHTFQVEMGGIQVELVEEVSGLTVELDSIEVKHVTPTGELIIRKIPGARKAGEVTVTRGLDQSSSFTEWIKETFLKGSIDAARQNISIIITNADKSQTRRFDLTNAWVSRWEGPSLKAGDATPASEKVTIVYEEISTQ, encoded by the coding sequence ATGGCCTCTGGTGACAGCTTTGTCGTACACACCTTCCAGGTGGAGATGGGCGGCATCCAGGTGGAGCTGGTGGAGGAGGTCAGCGGGTTGACCGTCGAGCTGGACTCGATCGAGGTCAAGCACGTCACCCCCACCGGCGAGCTGATCATCCGCAAGATCCCCGGTGCCCGGAAGGCCGGCGAGGTGACGGTCACCCGGGGGCTGGACCAGAGCAGCTCCTTCACCGAGTGGATCAAGGAGACGTTCCTGAAGGGCTCGATCGACGCGGCCCGGCAGAACATCAGCATCATCATCACCAACGCCGACAAGTCCCAGACCCGCCGGTTCGACCTGACCAACGCCTGGGTGAGCAGGTGGGAGGGCCCGTCACTGAAGGCCGGTGACGCGACCCCGGCGAGCGAGAAGGTCACCATCGTCTACGAAGAGATCAGCACCCAGTGA
- a CDS encoding phage tail sheath family protein yields the protein MPTYLSPGVYVEEVQSGSRPIEGVGTAVTAFVGFAEKGPFHTPTLVTNWSQFVQLFGGMVEGSYLAHSVYGYFANGGGICYIVRIGDSSAARKSSGRGAPKELPAGEPSALGTFRVAALPAAGGEVTVEVADVEGEGVGEDRFRLVVRAEGRPAEEYDASFRKSNKSYVVNQVRERSKLITMEEATAANALARPAKQTVTLAPPSAPGEAVPTSLSADEFTGDVDSRTGLAGLEAIDEITMVAAPDLMGAYQAGVIDLEAVKAAQLALISHCEQMGDRMALLDPPPELTAQQVRTWRQDEAGYDSRYAALYYPWVKVFDPSTGRGVFLPPSGHLAGLWSRNDAERGVHKAPANEVLRGVVDLQNNVTKGEQDLLNPIGVNCIRAFPGRGVRVWGARTLSSDPAWRYINVRRLFNYVEESILLGTQWVVFEPNDQRLWGTIRRNITAFLTEEWRRGALFGATAADAFYVKCDRETNPPEVIDRGQVVCEIGICPVKPAEFVVFRLSQFSDSTSLISD from the coding sequence ATGCCGACGTACCTGTCCCCAGGTGTGTACGTGGAGGAGGTCCAGAGCGGTTCGCGTCCCATCGAGGGCGTCGGCACCGCCGTGACCGCCTTCGTGGGGTTCGCCGAGAAGGGGCCCTTCCACACTCCGACCCTGGTCACCAACTGGAGCCAGTTCGTCCAGCTCTTCGGCGGGATGGTCGAGGGCAGCTACCTGGCCCACTCGGTGTACGGGTACTTCGCCAACGGCGGTGGCATCTGCTACATCGTCCGCATCGGTGACTCGTCGGCGGCCCGCAAGAGCAGCGGTCGGGGCGCGCCGAAGGAGCTGCCCGCCGGGGAGCCGTCGGCGCTGGGCACCTTCCGGGTGGCGGCGCTGCCGGCCGCCGGTGGTGAGGTCACCGTGGAGGTGGCCGACGTCGAGGGCGAGGGGGTCGGCGAGGACCGCTTCCGGCTGGTGGTGCGCGCCGAGGGCCGGCCGGCGGAGGAGTACGACGCCTCGTTCCGCAAGAGCAACAAGAGCTACGTGGTCAACCAGGTCCGGGAACGGTCCAAGTTGATCACCATGGAGGAGGCCACCGCCGCCAACGCGCTGGCCCGCCCGGCCAAGCAGACGGTCACCCTGGCCCCGCCCAGCGCTCCCGGTGAGGCCGTACCGACCAGCCTCTCCGCCGACGAGTTCACCGGGGACGTCGACAGCCGTACCGGGTTGGCCGGGTTGGAGGCGATCGACGAGATCACCATGGTCGCCGCGCCGGACCTGATGGGGGCGTACCAGGCCGGGGTCATCGATCTTGAGGCGGTGAAGGCCGCGCAGCTCGCGCTGATCTCGCACTGCGAGCAGATGGGCGACCGGATGGCGCTGCTCGACCCGCCGCCGGAGCTGACCGCGCAGCAGGTCCGCACCTGGCGGCAGGACGAGGCCGGCTACGACTCCCGCTACGCGGCGCTCTACTACCCCTGGGTGAAGGTCTTCGACCCGAGCACCGGCCGGGGCGTGTTCCTGCCGCCCAGCGGCCACCTGGCCGGCCTCTGGTCCCGCAACGACGCCGAGCGGGGCGTGCACAAGGCCCCCGCCAACGAGGTGCTCCGAGGCGTGGTCGACCTGCAGAACAACGTCACCAAGGGCGAACAGGACCTGCTCAACCCGATCGGGGTGAACTGCATCCGGGCCTTCCCCGGCCGGGGGGTACGGGTCTGGGGCGCGCGCACCCTCTCCTCCGATCCGGCCTGGCGCTACATCAACGTGCGCCGGCTGTTCAACTACGTCGAGGAGTCGATCCTGCTCGGCACCCAGTGGGTGGTCTTCGAGCCGAACGACCAGCGACTGTGGGGCACCATCCGCCGCAACATCACCGCCTTCCTCACCGAGGAGTGGCGGCGGGGCGCGCTGTTCGGGGCGACCGCGGCGGACGCCTTCTACGTCAAGTGCGACCGCGAGACCAACCCACCGGAGGTGATCGACCGGGGCCAGGTGGTGTGCGAGATCGGCATCTGCCCGGTCAAGCCCGCCGAGTTCGTCGTCTTCCGCCTGTCGCAGTTCTCCGACAGCACCAGCCTGATCAGCGACTGA